Proteins co-encoded in one Apis mellifera strain DH4 linkage group LG15, Amel_HAv3.1, whole genome shotgun sequence genomic window:
- the LOC412231 gene encoding trans-1,2-dihydrobenzene-1,2-diol dehydrogenase, with the protein MAIHWGIAGAGKISHDFVSSLQTLPESEHVVVAVAARELSRAQNFSSLHKIKKAFDSYTKLAEDNDIDAVYIGTLHPQHFEIAKLMLNHGKHVLCEKPLTMNLKQTTELINLAKEKKLFLMEGIWSRCFPIYEIVKKEIESGSIGEIYQVLVTFGFKMPDIERLNIKNLGGGTILDLGVYGIQFACLIFGNEIPHTIQATGCLNEEGVDQSASINFLYKGNHTATILTHSRVDLPNEAYIIGTKGMIKVPKFWCPTTVELPNEIVNVSLPETKSKFNFINSVGLSYEANEVRNCILKGMIESPKVPHNVSLLIAQLEDEIRKQIGVTYPED; encoded by the exons ATGGCTATTCATTGGGGTATAGCAGGTGCTGGAAAAATATCACATGATTTCGTGTCATCTTTACAAACATTACCAGAATCCGAGCATGTAGTAGTTGCAGTAGCAGCACGTGAATTATCAAGAGCacaaaatttttctagtttgcataaaattaaaaaagcattCGACAGTTATACAAAATTAGCAGAGGATAATGATATTG atgCTGTATATATCGGAACGTTGCATCCTCAACACTTTGAAATTGccaaattaatgttaaatcatGGAAAACATGTTTTATGTGAAAAGCCTTTAACTATGAATTTAAAGCAAACaacagaattaataaatttagcaaaagaaaagaaattgtttttaatggaAGGTATTTGGAGTAGATGTTTTCCTATATatgaaatagttaaaaaagaaattgaatctgGAAGTATTGGAGAAATTTACCAAGTTTTAGTAACTTTTGGATTTAAAATGCCTGATATTGAACGATTGAA tATAAAAAATCTAGGAGGAGGAACTATATTGGATTTAGGAGTATATGGAATACAATTTGCTTGTTTAATATTTGGTAATGAAATACCTCATACTATACAAGCTACTGGTTGTTTGAACGAAGAAGGAGTTGACCAATCTGCATCTATTAATTTCCTTTATAAAGGAAATCATACTGCAACTATTCTTACTCATTCCCGAGTTGATTTGCCCAATGAGGCTTATATTATTGGTACGAAAGGAATGATAAAAGTGCCAAAGTTTTGGTGTCCGACGACCGTAGAATTACCGAACGAAATAGTAAATGTTTCTCTTCCTGAAACTAAATCcaagtttaatttcattaatagtgTTGGATTGAGTTACGAAGCCAATGAAGTTCGCAATTGTATTCTAAAag GTATGATTGAAAGTCCTAAAGTACCACATAATGTCTCGTTATTAATTGCACAATTAGAAGATGAGATTCGAAAACAGATTGGAGTTACATATCCTGAAGATTAA